Proteins encoded in a region of the Paramagnetospirillum magneticum AMB-1 genome:
- a CDS encoding alginate export family protein, which produces MFGHDLRSRSLISGAILSAVLGLAASPASADFSLYEQGGLKIDGAFTGGVTLFTTPGSQFGVGSYNNNAGSPGKRVTGHNNWTETFLHPELKASYETEAYGTFYGDVSGQFTMTGGHGEPSLISTTYGHQWMLELENLYAGWKSGKTLEGLGLDENGLDLSGGRQSFRVADGFLISNGTNNIGSRGMFWTQSRTAFAQTGVAKLSSGNVRGDVFYLQNNASNSVMSPGLYENAKTKVIGGNIELFGNVDQVEGKPAPDGASNYADRKWYGGMTVFRVASADSRGVYGFGHSGITNSTVTNTLSSARDGMTVFSFHVGGNPLPFLPDFSLYGNAVKENNNTANAKVDANAYYIEPGYQLSDVMWTPKLSYRYAHFSGDKNPGDDKKEAYDPFFYNAITRGFGTWFIGEIVGNYVISNSNVNIHQLTFSVNPRDDLKLSVLAFNYKYDAKQQLGTAVTSDDLAREIDVAAEWAISDNVALSAAFGAAKAGHGYKQNLSANSFSNANLPMNKTWLLGETSLVVKF; this is translated from the coding sequence ATGTTTGGACACGATCTTCGCAGCCGTTCCCTGATTTCGGGCGCGATTCTCTCGGCGGTTCTGGGCCTTGCGGCCTCGCCGGCTTCCGCCGATTTCTCGCTCTACGAGCAGGGTGGCCTGAAGATTGACGGCGCCTTCACCGGCGGCGTTACCCTGTTCACCACCCCGGGCTCTCAGTTCGGTGTCGGTTCGTACAACAACAATGCCGGCTCGCCGGGCAAGCGCGTCACCGGTCACAACAACTGGACCGAGACGTTCCTGCACCCCGAGCTGAAGGCCTCCTACGAGACCGAGGCTTATGGCACGTTCTACGGCGATGTCAGCGGCCAGTTCACCATGACCGGCGGCCATGGCGAGCCTTCGCTGATTTCAACTACCTACGGCCACCAGTGGATGCTCGAGCTGGAGAACCTGTACGCCGGCTGGAAGTCGGGCAAGACCCTGGAGGGCCTGGGCCTGGACGAGAATGGCCTGGACCTGTCGGGCGGCCGTCAGAGCTTCCGAGTCGCCGATGGCTTCCTGATCAGCAACGGCACCAACAACATCGGCTCGCGCGGCATGTTCTGGACCCAGTCCCGGACCGCCTTCGCCCAGACCGGCGTGGCCAAGCTGTCTTCGGGCAATGTGCGTGGTGACGTGTTCTACCTGCAGAACAACGCCTCCAACAGCGTGATGTCGCCGGGCCTGTACGAGAACGCCAAGACCAAGGTTATTGGTGGCAATATCGAACTGTTCGGCAATGTCGATCAGGTCGAGGGCAAGCCCGCTCCCGACGGCGCCTCCAACTATGCCGACCGCAAGTGGTACGGCGGCATGACCGTCTTCCGGGTGGCCTCGGCCGACAGCCGTGGCGTCTATGGATTCGGCCATAGCGGCATCACCAACTCCACCGTCACCAACACCCTGTCGTCGGCCCGTGACGGCATGACCGTGTTCTCCTTCCACGTCGGCGGCAATCCGCTGCCGTTCCTGCCGGACTTCTCCCTGTACGGCAATGCCGTGAAGGAGAATAACAACACGGCCAACGCCAAGGTCGACGCCAACGCCTACTACATCGAGCCGGGCTACCAATTGTCGGACGTGATGTGGACCCCCAAGCTGTCCTACCGCTATGCCCATTTCTCGGGCGACAAGAACCCCGGCGACGACAAGAAGGAGGCCTATGATCCCTTCTTCTACAACGCCATCACCCGCGGCTTCGGCACTTGGTTCATCGGCGAGATCGTCGGCAACTACGTGATCTCCAACTCCAACGTCAACATTCACCAGCTGACCTTCAGCGTGAATCCCCGTGACGATCTGAAGCTCAGCGTGCTGGCCTTTAACTACAAGTACGATGCCAAGCAGCAGTTGGGCACCGCCGTCACCTCGGACGATCTGGCGCGTGAAATCGATGTGGCCGCCGAGTGGGCCATCAGCGACAACGTCGCCTTGTCCGCCGCCTTCGGTGCCGCCAAGGCCGGGCATGGCTACAAGCAGAACCTGAGCGCCAACAGCTTCAGCAATGCCAACCTGCCCATGAACAAGACCTGGCTGCTGGGCGAGACCTCGCTGGTCGTGAAGTTCTAA